The stretch of DNA GAGATCAGCTACCTTAGCCGTCTCTCTCACAGACGTCCACGAGCGCTCGACCATCGACTCAGCAAAACCCCAAACCCCTACCCGGCGATCGACGACAACGATACATCTACTCACAaagtaattaactaattacaaCCTCTTTTATAAttttacccttgtcatttttttcatccctctttttttttttccattcccTTACGTTCACCTCCCTCCGGCAACCCCCACTTCGTCTGACCTTACTCCGGTCAACTTGTGCTTCGTCTGACCCTACTCTGATCGGCCGGGACTCCGACATCATTATGTTGCAAATTTGCAGTATTATGACATTAAAATGCATTAGTGTACAACGCTGTACACTGTGATCAGGTAAACATTAATTACACTAGATGTTGTGGGTATATTGCAAGTCTATGAGACAACAACTCACAACGTGGCGTTCATGAATCAATTTGTTGTAAACCTTCTACGAGGAGCGATTTgaagtttagaaatcaatttaaTACATATCACCCATGATAGTACATAGTATCACTCTATCAGGCTATCGCTGAAGAATATGAACATGTTTCCTCGCACCTACGAGTGTAACCACCATGCTTTCCTCCAACGCACCACTATCGGTCCAACCTTAATCGATAATTAATAAACAACTAAATATATTAATTTAACAAATTCATAAACCCTAATAATTTCAACAAAAcatattaataatttataaacaaCTATATtacttcactaataatttgagaATTATGATCTATTGTTCGAGTTTTTAGAGCAATTAGATTCGATTTTAAAGAAAAAGGTACAAAAGAAATGATTTGTTTAGGTTTGGGGGAAAAAGGGGATGATATggaaaattaatgaaaaaatgTATATGAAAGAGTAAAGTTCGCATGTGGAAAAgtaatttcgttttttttttttattattgttttgatTGTCGTAGATACACCTTATGAGTTGGATATCGGACCCTGCGGGTTGCGGGTTACCCATATCTGACACATATAATCTAGCTAATTTGGAGTCGTCGGATATGTTCAATTGGACCCTATCCAGATGCGACCCATTGCCATCCAACTCGTATGACAACCTCCTAACtgtaaaagaaaaataaaataagccCCGCTTCCTCTTCTCTCATCTTTTACTCAGCTTCTCTTTCGTTCTTCATTCTACAATCGGggggaagtggcaaataagccccaaACGTTTGCCACTAGGTGCAAATTAGCCCCATCACATtttatacgtgcaaattaacccCATTAGTTATACCCGATGTGCAATTTGCCCCAATTAGAGATATCCGAGTAAATTTCTCGTCGGAAAATATTGACATGGCACCGGAAAGATGACTAGGatagattaaattaaataataaataaaaaaaaacaagaattATCACTATCACTCTTATCACTTGTTACTTCCTCCCTCTTCTCTCCGACTCTCATATATTTTAAGCTCCTTCAATCCTCACACCTCCATCCGATcccttttttctatttttttcatgtcaattttgttgtttgttgtagcCTACACTAATTCTCATATATCATCCaccatttttgtaattaaagttTAGCAAGTATcagaaaaactcaaaaaaaaaattgaaatttggggaaaattgaGTTTATGCACAGTACACTTATATGCCGCCATTTTTACACGATTTGAGCTCGAAAATTAACAATAGCGATGAAGAAGACAGGAAGCACTAAACAGACGTAAGAAATAAAAATAATGAGGTTAATTTATTATCTAAAGGCGAAAGAAGATAGGAAGCAATAAACAGACGTAAGAACTAAAAATTAACAATGGCGATGAAGAAGATAGGAAGCAATAAATTGAAATCTGGCAATATTTAAAATCatgtttttttaaaaatttattatataatttaatcTATTCTAGTCATCTTTCCGGTGGCACGTCAATATTTTCCGGCGAGAAATTTACTCGGAAATCTCTAATTGGGGCGAATTGCACATCGGATATAACTAATGgggttaatttgcacgtataaaatgttatggggctaatttgcacgtagtggcaaacgtttggggcttatttgccacttccTCAAGTGAAGTATTTATTATTTCTATTTGTTCACTGTAATTGATTTATACATAATACAAAATATAGCCTtgtgtaatttaattgatttattaTTTATAGGTTTTGCGCGGCTTGTGTATCCATCATGGCAAGATCTCTATCAAGTATGATTTTGCGAAACATTTGTAATTCATCTGCTCCTCGTTTCACCTCTCAAGTATGtcgatttctttctttctttctttttttattagctcatttgattttgattttcccCTTGTATTCCGAGTTTTATGATCGTCTCAAATTAGATTGAGAATGATGGTTGTGTATCGAAAAGGGTTTTATAGTTACAAAGTTTTGTTGTACTTGGACTATAATTTGATGCATCGCAATGTTACCAGAAATCGAAATGTTGTGTCTTTAGGCTTCACCATTGTTCATATATACATGTTTGGCATTGGATATGCTACTTTTAAAGGCAATTCTTTTGACTTTAAAATGAAGATATGATAGTCTGGCTGGTTATATAGTATATAACTTATATCGGACATGAAATGAAGATATTTTGCATGATATTGATAGTGCAACAGGTAGTGTTCTGTTTCAGTGGCAATAAGATTTAACAGTAAAGCATTTGTTGAAATAAGGAACACGCTTATCACTACTGATTACTAATTGGACAAATTCATCTGTCTTGTATACTCCTTGCTTCATTCACTTGTCCAGGAAATATTGACTAAGATTATCTAAGATGTCTATATTCAAATTTAGTACCCAACTTCCAGAATTAGACATTGTTGCTGTTGGTGAAGCGCATTTCAATTCTTctccctctattttttttttcatttggccCCATAGGAGAATGGCGTAAATTTATAGGGTATTCGAATAAGCAAGGATAGTGTTGGTCTTATATGTGGGTTCTCATCCTCAACTCTTCTTTCCCCCTTCTATCACCATATATGTTTATGTGTCTTACTTTTCTTTCCCTCTCTTCTATCAATGTACACCTTCACCACCACTCATTCACCTTCAACCCCTCCTCCCTCTACCATCATCGACCCCCACTCACCCTTCATTATGCCCTCTGCCCCACCTCCCTCCATCATCTACTTCCCTTAACTATCCCAAAAGCCCTATTTCCCTCCAACTTCCCCCCACCTCCTTTCCTTGGTTGCTCTACCGACTACCATACCAGCATTCACAGCAAGAAGAATGACTAAGTGGAGGGCTCATTGGTCTTGCTGGCCGGCAGCGCTTGGGAAGGAAGGGCGAGGAGGTTGGCGTTTGAAGGTGTTGCAAATGTCTAAGTAGAAATTTGTTGATGACTTCACAGGCTTACTAAATTTCAGAGCAAAAAGACATTTACAGAGTAGAAATTTGTAGACAGTTACTTTTATGTTCGTTTTTGGTAAAAACAATTATTTTCTAATAGATCTGGGAAAATAATTTGATTTATTTGAACCCTTGCGAAAGGGAAGGGATGAGGTGAGGTGAGAGTTTGGAGGTTGAGAGGTTGGTTGGGAAGGGGGTGTGCTGGTGTCGAGAAACTGTTTGGTTGTGGGGTTGAGAAGGGGGAGTAAGGTGTATTGGGGTTGCGCAATGGAGGATCATATGTGTATATATACATGTTTGGCATTGAATATGCTACGAAATGTTGCTGATTTTTAGTGATATTTTGTACTTTCATTGAGTTGATAACAAGAATGTTTATCTGACTGGTTATATATAACATAAGTATCGGACATGAAATAAAGATATGATAATCTGGCGTTTTTGGTTTCATAAAATGTAAAATATGCCTAGTTTTGTGTCAATATATGGACTATGGTTACACTTACGGTGGAGAAGTGTCAGGGTACAACAACACTTCAATTGTTTCggtgttttgtgttttcttaacTGGCCAGTGGCTACATGACGTTAAATTATACCCCTAAAATTAAATACCTAAAAGCTATTTATAAGACCGTTAATTTTACGATATGCGCACGTTTGACCCTTGAGTTTCTTCGTCATTACACTTGCGTAGTATTTACACCTGACTTTTGCTATTGGCATGAGAAGTATTAGACTATTAGCCATTCTcttgtctcttttttttttcacaggTATCTGGGGCATTTTACCAGAATCGAGTGAAGTACTCAACTACTGTGTCCAACGACCCTGATACACATGAAGACTTCAGGCCGACCAGTAAGCATGAGAGTTCAGACCTTTCTGCCAAAGATGTTGTTGATAAGGTTGCTTTTGTTTAACAACTTTATCACTTTTGACCTCATGATTCTCACATGTATTTTATTTGCTTgccatcaatttttttttcttttcattacGGTGATGTCGTGCATGCCTTCTTACATATCATGAATTGCACTTCCAGGATGTCAAGGAAAATCCTGTTATGATTTATATGAAGGGGAACCCTGACGTGCCTAGGTGCGGTTTTAGCGCTCTTGCTGTAAGGGTACTGAATGAGTACAGTAAGTTATACTTAAGTTTTCTGCCATTTCATGGGACTTCTGTTCCTAGTGTTTCTTTTACTTTCCTCTTACGGACGTCTTGATCTTTATATGCTTAAATGTAAAAGGTTATTCAAGAACAAATCTATCACCCATTCACACGGGTGTATTTGTTGTGATTGTTTTGGAAGGAGCATGGCCAAATAGGACGTGAGGGAGGAAATTAAATCGTTGGTTTACATTGCTGGCTTTTGTAGCACTTGGCTCAAAGCCTCAAAATGGTCTGCCATGAATAGTATAAGACTATAAACCGTTTCTAGTGAAAGAGCCATCAGCATTCTTTGTGAACAAGGATTAAAGTTTTGAGGTGCCGAATTGGAAAGTGGCAAGAAATTAAAGGTCTTTGAGTGATGCATTCTGCAAAATCGCAATTTACCTGTGTTACTTAGACACTCCGACGTGGTCTTGTGTCGGAGTCGGGTTGGAGTGTCGGACGCGTAATTCCTAGATTTTCTTATATAATAGTTACTCCACTGCATGTGCATGTCCACCATGCAGAAGCTGTACAAGTATTAATGTGTCAACTGTCAAGTGTTTGTCCGCTCGCGACATGTCTGAAGACTGCCGTGTCGACGTAACACAACAAATTCCAATATGCATTTGTGCTTCATGCCCACaagttaggccctgttcttttgcacttaatttcagttctaataagttcagttcagctccattaagttcagtttagctttattcagttcagatcagttcagttcatattagtttattttagtttatttgaacattaatattattattcttattttatattcttattcatatcattattattatattaatttatttactattgttattactatACTAGTACTGGCACCGCTACTCCCACCACTACTACCACCActacaacaacaaccaccactactatgaccaccaccaccactatgaccaccaccaccagtactactaccactaccactaccaccaccaccaccaccaccaccgctacTACAACCACTACCAACACCAacactactactactaccactaccactaccaccactactacaatactactactactactacttagaggtgatcatgggccggtCCGGGTCGGATTTGGGCCGGACCCCAGTATTAAATTAAGCCCAAGTTTGCGGGCCAGGCTACATGTGCGGGTCTatttcttcttcatcatcatcatcattctttcagctccattcagttcaatttagacaattttagtccaaaagaatagggccttagtttaactattattattattattatttcagctCAGCTCAATTAAGTTCTTTCAGCTCCATTCAATTCTGTTCAGACAATTTTAGTCCAAAAGAATAGGACCTTAGTTTAACTATCAACATTTATTGTTGCATTCATTTCAAAAATGCAGACGAGAATGTGGAGAAAATAGAATAGTTGGACAGTAGGTGACTAAAAATTCTCCCTTTAACATGTGTGTGTATTACTCCCGCCTTCCCTAAATTTAGAGTATGATGCCATGTGCAACTTTTTCTTGTGTGCTACTAGGCTTCTTCAGTGAttttatgcttcagatttgataTACTTTGTACAAGTATCAATTTAACATGCTTCATTGGGTTAATATCGGTGAATAGTATACTGCATAAATTTGCAGTTCGAGTTGTTACCATAGGGGAACCTATATCTGTGGCGAATAATTTTATGCTAACAGCCGTCCATGTTGGGGAGGACTTTGTGAATGTTTTTTTAGAAAAAGGTTTTAGGGGATTGTCCGTAAGAGTAAGTAGGGATGCCTACTTTTCTCGTAATTTGGCATTCATCTCTTTGTTGGATTTTGTAGCCTTGTATGGTCGATCCTTTTTTTTTTGTCGGCAAAGCCAAAAAATATACACTCGTAGTTGCCTTTGATGTTTAATTAATTCTAGAAtttctattttatttatttatttgacatTTTGAAATGAAATTCTATCGTTTCCATCCTTCACACTAAATTGCTATTTGTAGATGTTCCTTTTAGTTCAAGAAGTATACTAGAGGACATGGAGTTGAAGGAAGCTGTTAAATCCTACAGGTAATACACCAAGCACAGGCAGAAATTTTTATTTCtactatttttaatttttttctagTGTGTGTAATTTCTGTTTGTTTGAGTTAACTTAGTTACGGAGTTGGGGATCATTAGCTCATATGcttttattatctatcaaatgtATATTGTTGTTGATCTTATTCCTTTCTATGTAGCCACTGGCCCACATTTCCACAAATATTTATCAAGGGAGAATTCGTTGGAGGTTCAGACATTATTCTTAATATGCACCAGGTAGCCTTATCATAACACATTTTGTTTTAGAATAGTCAATATAGATGAGATTATCTGCTTACATATCTACCTTGTTCAGACGGGCGAGTTAAAGGAAATGCTCAAAGACGTTCCTGCCTCAGTGAAATCTGAATAAGCATGTAAGTGCATGAGATGCAAGCATGGGTTTTCGTCGAGTGCTCTGTCGAGTCCAATGTTATACTATCGTCAATTTTTGACAATAGCTGAGAGCCTGTTTCTTTTCCAGTTTGTCGTTCAACTTGTGTTGCAAATATTAGTCAAGTTCGAGTATACCCATCACCTGATGGTTGACCTAGATTAATCATAAGGCAAATGTTTGTCATTTGTTTTAGAACAGGTGTATAATTTGCTTGCTAATTGTTTGGAGAACACACAAAGGATCTACGATTTTATTTGTAAGAAGGGATACAAGCTGACAAGCATGCATCATAGACGTGCATGGTAAGCACGTGATCCTCAATTATTATATACAGTATTATCAATGCATCTTAAAATGAGAGTATGCCCATTTAGGAGATAATCCTAAAATGGGAGTTAAAGAGTAGCAGCAGGGTTGTTGGCCATGCGATTGATGGTGGCGTTGGTCTTGATCTTTCCATCCTCCTTTATCACTTCGACAGTAGGGTTAGCTATATCTAGATTCCGCTGGATGGAGTACCAAGTTTGAGACTCAATATGTAGTCCCTTGGGCCGCATTCAATGTAAACCCGTGCAGGACACGACCCTCGTCGGAAATGCGTTAAAACGTGTCGAACACCTTTAAAGCCGTGtctaattttcttcttttctttggcCACATATCCGACATGTGTCCATGGTATTTGTACATATTTTGGGGACACTTCAAAAGAATCAAGGTGAATTTAAGatggtttttttttattaatgtGAGTTGGCAGATCAAAGATTATAGGTATGGATGTCAAATTGTCAATGTGGCGGGGTAAGTGCAGAGAATGGGCATCCCGCTCCCGCATTCACGAACTATAATGCGTACTCACAACCGGCTCACGACTCGTGCGGGTGGAACTTTTTAAACCCGCACCTGTCCCGCGGGTACATATTAACCCGCCAAATTACCTTTTCCTCATAAAAGAATTTTTATAAATATAGTTCTTGAATTTAAAACGTACTAGTCCTACACAATTTAGACAAATGCATCTCTACAAAGGGATTTAAAATAGTTTAACAAtcaattaattagtatataagtTTTCAAACAATGAATAAAAAAATCATTCTCCAAGCTAATGGTTTTCAATCAATCCTAGTTTGGTTAGTATAATTACTATATTTACTATATAATAGTGTATGAATAAGTGAGGCAGATGAAGTAAAAATAGATCTTCAATGAGGCGGAATAAAcgaactttgttttttttttttttttttttttgaaaaccatCCCAGGCGGTATTACCTCATATTAATAATATCATCGGAAATCAAATCCATAACATGTCGCGGCAGAGTACTAACTCAGACTTTCCTACCGAGATGCGAAGAGCTTAAATGAGCGCTACATTGTTATGTTTTCTAGACACAAACGACCATAAAATAGACTCAAAACCATTACACAAATCCAAAATATCATCAAGTAATAAATAAAACTCGCTTCTACCCGTTGCCTTCGACTTCAGCGCGTCGATCAACACCTTGCAATCGCTCTCAATAACCAGCCGCCTACACCTTCTTGCTTGAGCTTCCTTTAGACCTGCCATCACCGCTTCAGCCTCCGCCATTTTGGGTTCCATGGTCCCGCTTCTGAACTCCGTCATCCCCCACAACACCCTACCCTCACTGTTACGGCACACCGCTCCAAGTCCCGTATCCCAGCCTTCCTTAACACCCGCGTCCACGTTCAACTTCGCCCATCCTTCCTCTGGTTTACGCCAGCTCCCTCGTCCCTCCTCTTGCTTATCTTCAGCACCAGCCACCCTCACCTCATCCTCCATTTCCTTCCTTAACTCTTCCACTCTTCTAGCCACCTTACCTGCATCCACCGAAACTCCATCGAAAACCCATTTATTTCAAGCTTCCCATATCGCCCAACACCCCATCATAAAAGTATCTATCTCACTGTCCTCGAGCTCCCTCCACACGTcctccacccactccctcacccaCTCATACCCATCAGCCATGCGCATACCAATTCCCAGCCTATCCCACAGCCCACCCACCCAACCACAACCCCGCACAAGATGAAGACAAGTCTCCATCTCATGCTCACATACCGGACAACCAACCTCCACCGAATGGACCCGCTTGGCCAAGTTAACTTTTGTAGAAATTGCATTATTGCACAATTGCCACATGAAAACTTTAATACGGGGTAAGACTTTGGCTTTCCATATACGATTCCATAGCGCTTTTTCCTTCAAAAAATCCGAAGAGCTTACATCCTTCCCACCATCTTTTGTGAGCTCTCTATAGGCGATTTGACGGTATATTCGCCATTCTTCTCAAGGTCCCACATCCACATATCCTCGAGTTTCGTTTTGGAAATGCGCATCTGAAGTATACGGTCTTGTTCAAAAGGGAGGAAAAGACTCCTTACCTTGTTTGTGTCCCAGCCAACTCCATCCGTCCGCCATAGGTCTGCAACCACCATATCTGCACTAGTATTCAGTCGAGGTGAAATTATTTTACGAGTTTGGGTATTCGGTATCCACGGGTCAGACCACACCAGAGTACTCAGCCCATTTCCGACTCTCCGTCGCACTCCCAAACGCAGCACCTCTCTAGCTTCCAGTATCCCTCTCCAAGTGTAGCTAGGATTCGGGCCCATCGTAACCGACATAAAGGACCCATTTGGGAAGTACTTACCACCAAGTACCCGCACCATCAACCTCGATCGATCAGTAAGAAACCTCCATGCTTGTTTACCCAAAAGAGCCATGTTGAATTTATGAAAATCCCTAAAACCCAAACCACCAAAGCATTTCGGCCTACACAGCTTTGCCCACACAACCCATAGTATTTTTCCTTTTCCATTCGTGGCTCCCCACCAGAAGCGAGATACAATGGATCGTAACTCATCACAGAAGTTATTAGGCATTTTGAAGACGCTCATCGCATAGGTTGGGATTGATTGGGCCACGGCCTTTATCAAAATTTCCCGACCTGCCTTCGAAAACAACTGCCCTTTTCACCCCTGTAATTTCTTGCATAATTATCCCGTACCATGCTAGTCACCACCTTTCGCGAATGACCCACTACAGTGGGAAATCCGAGATACTTTTCTTGTACCTCGACCACCCTAACACCGAGACAATTGGTCACCAAATCCCTGTCAGCCATCCTCGTACCTTTGCTAAAAGAGACAGACGTCGTATCGAAATTCACAATCTGACCCGACGCCCTAGCATACTCCAGGAGAATTTGTTTCACGCAATTGGCTTCCACTTGATTTGCTTAAACAAAAAATATACTATCATCAACGAAAAGGAGGTGTGAACAACCGGTGAAGAGGCCGAAACCCGGATGCCATGGATAGATGCATTCTCCGATGCTCTTCTCATTAAACTCGATAAGACTTCCGCAC from Silene latifolia isolate original U9 population chromosome 10, ASM4854445v1, whole genome shotgun sequence encodes:
- the LOC141606110 gene encoding monothiol glutaredoxin-S15, mitochondrial-like, translated to MARSLSSMILRNICNSSAPRFTSQVSGAFYQNRVKYSTTVSNDPDTHEDFRPTSKHESSDLSAKDVVDKDVKENPVMIYMKGNPDVPRCGFSALAVRVLNEYNVPFSSRSILEDMELKEAVKSYSHWPTFPQIFIKGEFVGGSDIILNMHQTGELKEMLKDVPASVKSE
- the LOC141608388 gene encoding uncharacterized protein LOC141608388, with the protein product METCLHLVRGCGWVGGLWDRLGIGMRMADGYEWVREWVEDVWRELEDSKVARRVEELRKEMEDEVRVAGAEDKQEEGRGSWRKPEEGWAKLNVDAGVKEGWDTGLGAVCRNSEGRVLWGMTEFRSGTMEPKMAEAEAVMAGLKEAQARRCRRLVIESDCKVLIDALKSKATGRSEFYLLLDDILDLCNGFESILWSFVSRKHNNVALI